The Amycolatopsis mongoliensis genome includes a window with the following:
- a CDS encoding AurF N-oxygenase family protein, with product MTSTSEREVATDRETTARRLLDSSEQLSYDPVKEVDWETPLDTDYHGASPEWSTLYGTSYWADMTPEQQRELTRQEAASVASTGIWFEMILQQMILRDFYAKDPTDPAFQWALTEIADECRHSIMFARGAAKLRAPAYRPRRFVVEAGRIFKATATGEAAYAAILVAEEVLDVMQRDWMRDERVVPFVRTINNIHVVEESRHMKFAREETRQRLEGAGWVRRQVNALVVAIASYVIVGSMWNAKVYENAGLDGKRARREAKANEHHKSMLRSSCSGLMEFLHSAGLLTKPSLWFYKRANLI from the coding sequence ATGACCAGCACCAGCGAACGCGAAGTGGCGACGGACCGCGAGACGACCGCGCGCCGGCTGCTGGACTCGTCGGAGCAGCTGTCCTACGACCCCGTCAAGGAGGTCGACTGGGAGACGCCGCTGGACACGGACTACCACGGCGCGAGTCCCGAGTGGAGCACGCTCTACGGCACGTCCTACTGGGCGGACATGACACCGGAGCAGCAGCGCGAGCTGACCCGCCAGGAGGCGGCGTCGGTGGCCAGCACCGGCATCTGGTTCGAGATGATCCTGCAGCAGATGATCCTGCGGGACTTCTACGCGAAGGACCCGACCGACCCGGCGTTCCAGTGGGCGCTGACCGAGATCGCCGACGAGTGCCGGCACTCGATCATGTTCGCCCGCGGTGCGGCGAAGCTGCGCGCCCCCGCGTACCGGCCGCGCCGGTTCGTCGTCGAGGCCGGGCGGATCTTCAAGGCGACCGCGACCGGCGAAGCGGCCTACGCGGCGATCCTCGTGGCCGAAGAGGTCCTCGACGTGATGCAGCGCGACTGGATGCGCGACGAGCGCGTGGTCCCGTTCGTGCGCACCATCAACAACATCCACGTCGTCGAAGAGTCGCGCCACATGAAGTTCGCGCGCGAGGAGACCCGCCAGCGGCTCGAAGGCGCCGGTTGGGTGCGGCGGCAGGTCAACGCGCTGGTCGTCGCGATCGCGTCCTACGTCATCGTCGGCAGCATGTGGAACGCCAAGGTCTACGAGAACGCCGGGCTCGACGGCAAGCGCGCGCGGCGCGAGGCGAAGGCCAACGAGCACCACAAGTCGATGCTGCGGTCGAGCTGCTCCGGCCTGATGGAGTTCCTGCACTCCGCCGGTTTGCTCACCAAGCCGTCGCTGTGGTTCTACAAGCGGGCGAACCTGATCTGA
- a CDS encoding FAD-dependent oxidoreductase has protein sequence MAFAITQTCCADASCVSVCPVNCIHPTPDEPDFGHTDMLYVDPATCIDCGACADACPVDAIFPAGDLSGPLKVYEEINAEYYAGRDVLAEATAAPNFHRWSPPEFGRVLPSDFAPLDVAVVGTGPAGMYAVEDLLLHTGSRVTLIDRLATAGGLIRYGVAPDHPATKKIGETFARFHDHPRLRLRLGVEAGPELAERHDAVIYAVGATEARRLGVPGEDLPGSLPAATVVNWYNGHPGVRPDAVDLSAERVVVVGTGNVALDIARILTASPESLAGTSIAPAALARLRSSKVREVVLLARRGPADAAYTRPELLALAARGGLVVDAHDPRIAAEIDAGEGKAAMLRGIPSEEVDWSSPPPDGARRVVLRFHSSPLEFTGDTEVRGVRVTGDVEITAGRVVRAAGFRGLPVPGLPFDEVTGTIPNTAGRVEPGTYVAGWIKRGPSGGIGANKACARETVGALLEDAVAGRLRTRRRGLLRRA, from the coding sequence ATGGCGTTCGCGATCACCCAGACCTGCTGCGCCGACGCGTCCTGCGTGTCGGTCTGCCCGGTCAACTGCATCCACCCGACGCCGGACGAGCCGGACTTCGGGCACACCGACATGCTCTACGTCGATCCGGCCACCTGCATCGACTGCGGCGCCTGCGCCGACGCCTGCCCGGTCGACGCGATCTTCCCGGCCGGTGACCTGAGCGGGCCGCTGAAGGTCTACGAGGAGATCAACGCGGAGTACTACGCGGGCCGCGACGTCCTCGCCGAAGCCACCGCCGCCCCGAACTTCCACCGCTGGTCGCCGCCGGAGTTCGGCCGCGTCCTGCCGAGCGACTTCGCGCCGCTGGACGTCGCGGTCGTCGGCACCGGCCCGGCGGGCATGTACGCCGTCGAAGACCTGTTGCTGCACACCGGTTCCCGGGTCACCCTGATCGACCGGCTGGCGACGGCCGGCGGCCTGATCCGCTACGGCGTCGCGCCCGACCACCCGGCGACGAAGAAGATCGGCGAGACGTTCGCGCGCTTCCACGACCACCCCCGCCTGCGGCTGCGGCTCGGTGTCGAGGCCGGACCCGAGCTGGCCGAACGGCACGATGCGGTGATCTACGCGGTCGGCGCCACCGAGGCGCGCCGGCTCGGCGTCCCGGGCGAGGACCTGCCGGGCAGCCTGCCCGCGGCCACGGTGGTGAACTGGTACAACGGCCACCCCGGCGTCCGGCCGGACGCCGTCGACCTCTCGGCCGAGCGGGTGGTCGTCGTGGGCACCGGCAACGTCGCCCTCGACATCGCGCGCATCCTGACCGCGTCGCCGGAATCGCTGGCCGGTACGAGCATCGCGCCGGCCGCGCTCGCCCGGCTGCGGTCGAGCAAGGTCCGCGAGGTCGTGCTGCTGGCCCGGCGCGGCCCGGCCGACGCCGCGTACACGCGCCCGGAGTTGCTCGCCCTGGCCGCCCGCGGCGGCCTCGTCGTGGACGCGCACGATCCGCGCATCGCGGCGGAGATCGACGCCGGCGAAGGCAAGGCGGCGATGCTGCGGGGGATTCCGAGCGAGGAGGTGGACTGGTCGTCGCCGCCCCCGGACGGCGCACGCCGGGTCGTCCTGCGCTTCCACTCTTCGCCGCTGGAGTTCACCGGGGACACCGAGGTTCGCGGCGTTCGCGTGACCGGCGACGTCGAGATCACCGCCGGGCGGGTCGTGCGGGCGGCCGGGTTCCGGGGCCTTCCGGTGCCGGGCCTGCCGTTCGACGAGGTCACCGGGACGATCCCGAACACGGCCGGCCGCGTCGAGCCGGGCACTTACGTGGCGGGGTGGATCAAGCGCGGCCCGTCGGGGGGCATCGGCGCGAACAAGGCGTGCGCCCGCGAGACGGTGGGAGCGCTGCTGGAAGACGCGGTGGCCGGCCGGCTGCGCACCCGCCGGCGCGGGCTGCTCCGCCGCGCCTGA
- a CDS encoding pyridoxamine 5'-phosphate oxidase family protein produces METRLDERFSDPGTEAAGWADTVKALEAAQISWLTTVRATGRDAWDDALDVVVEGVARRVTDRAKLERLAEAWLAKWDGSWVYEATDDGFRQGGHDAVVFAVEPAKVLAFGRKRTSPTDTSMLSTVEFTHTSHRP; encoded by the coding sequence ATGGAAACCCGGCTCGACGAACGGTTCAGCGACCCCGGTACCGAAGCCGCCGGCTGGGCCGACACCGTGAAAGCACTGGAAGCGGCGCAGATCAGCTGGCTCACGACAGTGCGGGCCACGGGACGCGACGCGTGGGACGACGCCCTGGACGTGGTGGTCGAAGGCGTCGCGCGCCGCGTCACCGACCGGGCCAAGCTGGAGCGGCTCGCCGAGGCATGGCTGGCCAAGTGGGACGGCAGCTGGGTTTACGAGGCGACCGATGACGGGTTCCGGCAGGGCGGGCACGACGCGGTGGTGTTCGCGGTCGAGCCGGCGAAGGTGCTCGCCTTCGGCCGCAAGCGGACGAGTCCCACGGACACCTCGATGCTGTCCACAGTGGAGTTCACGCACACCAGCCACCGGCCTTGA
- a CDS encoding winged helix-turn-helix transcriptional regulator codes for MRETRSRCPINLSLEIFGDRWTLLVLRDVVFGGARHFRELLGGEERISSNVLADRLAVLVEHGLLTRADDPSHKQKVTYSLTERAIDLVPVLVQLSAWGVRHLPVADEYAARAEVLTAGGPPLWEAFMDELRETHLGTHRGEAPDGPTVAERLEAACAASVRDRRTE; via the coding sequence GTGCGGGAGACGCGGTCGAGGTGTCCGATCAACCTGTCGCTAGAGATCTTCGGCGACCGGTGGACGCTGCTCGTCCTGCGTGACGTCGTCTTCGGCGGGGCCCGGCACTTCCGGGAGCTGCTCGGCGGCGAAGAGCGGATTTCGTCGAACGTGCTGGCCGACCGGCTGGCCGTGCTCGTCGAGCACGGGCTGCTGACCCGGGCCGACGATCCGTCGCACAAGCAGAAGGTCACCTACAGCCTGACCGAGCGGGCGATCGACCTGGTGCCGGTGCTCGTGCAGCTCAGCGCGTGGGGTGTCCGGCACCTGCCCGTGGCCGACGAGTACGCGGCACGGGCCGAGGTGCTCACCGCCGGCGGTCCCCCGCTGTGGGAGGCCTTCATGGACGAACTGCGCGAAACCCACCTCGGAACCCATCGCGGGGAGGCGCCGGACGGCCCGACCGTCGCCGAGCGCCTCGAGGCCGCTTGTGCGGCGTCCGTCCGCGACCGACGAACGGAGTGA
- a CDS encoding M20 family metallopeptidase — MIRELHEWVRTHRDELLADVATYVGIETPSDDKSALDRGLSWVDGWLRERLGSPENVRDVDGGQYGDIRVYDFPGTGEPVLLVCHYDTVWPLGTLADWPFTVNGDRATGPGIFDMKSGLVHAVWALRALDAAGLARPAVRLVLNGDEEIGSPASRPVIEEAAAGTRATLVFEASADGAVKTARKGVGLFQVHTTGVEAHAGLDPAKGASAVDELARAILALHGLSDPDAGTTVNVGVITGGTRQNVIAGAASGEIDVRVSSAAEAARIDAGLAALKAHDARATIEVTGGWNRPVMERSEAIARLYELAREEAAELGVTLRECSVGGASDGNFVAALGHPVLDGFGAVGDGAHARHEHISVEGMLERTALAAAVLHRLAG, encoded by the coding sequence GTGATCCGCGAACTGCACGAGTGGGTGCGCACGCACCGCGACGAGCTCCTGGCCGACGTAGCGACCTACGTCGGCATCGAGACACCCAGCGACGACAAGTCCGCTTTGGACCGCGGACTGTCCTGGGTGGACGGCTGGCTGCGCGAGCGGCTGGGCTCACCGGAGAACGTCCGGGACGTCGACGGCGGGCAGTACGGCGACATCAGGGTCTACGACTTCCCCGGCACCGGCGAGCCGGTGCTCCTGGTGTGCCACTACGACACGGTGTGGCCGCTCGGGACGCTCGCGGACTGGCCGTTCACCGTGAACGGTGACCGGGCGACCGGCCCCGGGATCTTCGACATGAAGTCCGGCCTGGTGCACGCCGTGTGGGCGCTGCGCGCGCTCGACGCCGCCGGGCTGGCGCGCCCGGCGGTGCGGCTCGTGCTCAACGGCGACGAGGAGATCGGCAGCCCGGCGTCCCGCCCGGTGATCGAAGAAGCCGCCGCGGGCACGCGCGCGACGCTGGTGTTCGAGGCGAGCGCCGACGGCGCGGTGAAGACCGCGCGCAAGGGCGTCGGCCTGTTCCAGGTGCACACGACCGGCGTCGAGGCGCACGCCGGGCTCGACCCGGCCAAGGGCGCGAGCGCGGTCGACGAGCTGGCGCGGGCGATCCTCGCCCTGCACGGACTGTCCGATCCGGACGCCGGCACCACGGTGAACGTCGGCGTGATCACCGGCGGCACCCGGCAGAACGTGATCGCGGGCGCGGCGTCCGGCGAGATCGACGTCCGCGTGTCCAGCGCAGCCGAGGCGGCCCGCATCGACGCGGGCTTGGCAGCTCTGAAGGCGCACGACGCCCGCGCGACTATCGAGGTGACCGGCGGATGGAACCGGCCGGTGATGGAACGCTCGGAAGCCATCGCACGGTTGTACGAGCTGGCCCGCGAGGAGGCGGCGGAACTGGGCGTCACGCTGCGGGAATGCTCGGTGGGCGGCGCCAGCGACGGGAACTTCGTGGCGGCACTGGGCCACCCGGTCCTGGACGGCTTCGGCGCGGTCGGCGACGGCGCGCACGCCCGGCACGAGCACATCAGTGTCGAGGGGATGCTCGAACGGACGGCGCTGGCCGCCGCCGTCCTGCACCGGCTCGCCGGATAA
- a CDS encoding ketopantoate reductase family protein: protein MSDRRSYTVVGGGAIGGTLAFHLARAGHPVSIVDTDAAHVAAIAGRGLTLRRPDGDETVELPAFLPGDAPPVLGRVLLAVKAQATEAVLPWLTPRLAPDGFVVSLQNGLNEALIASHVGPERTVGAFVNLFADVVEPGLVRDGGLGALVVGEPDGRITDRVEEVVADLQAWGPAKATANVEGYLWAKLGFGAMLTTTALADAPMADLIDRHRPLMHALTAEVFAAAGDRRLEAFDQFDPAAYLPGASGREEATDRLVAWLRTQPKDRSGIWRDIAVRHRPVEVHHHYAPVLAAADVPLLRAMLTRLREVETGAAAMSEDHLTDLERVL, encoded by the coding sequence ATGTCTGACCGGCGCTCGTACACGGTGGTCGGCGGCGGCGCGATCGGCGGGACGCTCGCGTTCCACCTCGCGCGGGCCGGGCACCCGGTGTCCATCGTGGACACCGACGCCGCCCACGTGGCCGCGATCGCCGGCCGCGGTCTCACCCTGCGCCGCCCCGACGGCGACGAGACCGTGGAGCTGCCCGCCTTCCTCCCCGGCGACGCCCCGCCGGTGCTCGGCCGGGTGCTGCTGGCCGTCAAGGCCCAGGCCACCGAAGCCGTGCTGCCGTGGCTGACCCCGCGGCTCGCGCCCGACGGCTTCGTCGTCTCACTCCAGAACGGGCTCAACGAAGCACTGATCGCGTCGCACGTCGGCCCGGAACGGACGGTCGGGGCGTTCGTGAACCTCTTCGCCGACGTCGTCGAGCCCGGCCTCGTGCGGGACGGCGGCCTCGGCGCGCTGGTCGTCGGCGAGCCCGACGGCCGGATCACCGACCGCGTCGAGGAGGTCGTCGCGGACCTGCAGGCGTGGGGCCCGGCGAAGGCGACCGCCAACGTCGAAGGCTACCTGTGGGCGAAACTCGGCTTCGGCGCGATGCTGACGACGACCGCCCTGGCCGACGCGCCGATGGCCGACCTGATCGACCGCCACCGCCCGCTGATGCACGCACTCACGGCCGAGGTCTTCGCCGCAGCCGGCGACCGCAGGCTGGAGGCGTTCGACCAGTTCGACCCGGCCGCTTACCTGCCGGGCGCGTCCGGCCGCGAAGAGGCGACCGACCGGCTGGTCGCGTGGCTGCGGACCCAGCCCAAGGACCGCAGCGGTATCTGGCGCGACATCGCCGTCCGGCACCGCCCGGTCGAGGTGCACCACCACTACGCGCCGGTGCTCGCGGCCGCGGACGTGCCCCTGCTGCGCGCGATGCTGACCCGGTTGCGCGAGGTCGAGACCGGCGCCGCCGCGATGTCCGAAGACCACCTGACCGACCTGGAGCGAGTGCTGTGA
- a CDS encoding SDR family NAD(P)-dependent oxidoreductase gives MRTVLVTGAGGGIGAAIAARFAAAGDRLVLSDVRPAELSAVAARLPAEVVELPGDLADADYAEGLVERAGPVDVLVNAAGIYPATPLLEMTAAIWDRVQDVNVRAALLTTVAFGKSHAAAGTSGSVVNISSGAATRARPGAAHYATSKAALEMVTKACAVELGPHGIRVNAVSPGFVTVDSDANPVTEAYAAAVSVNPLGRRGEPREIADAVFWLAGPEAGWITGAVLRVDGGSTAGAAGLPLHWAGETAVQQGKEAHV, from the coding sequence GTGCGGACCGTGCTCGTCACCGGGGCCGGCGGCGGCATCGGCGCCGCCATCGCGGCCCGGTTCGCCGCCGCGGGCGACCGCCTCGTCCTGTCCGACGTCCGGCCGGCCGAACTGTCCGCCGTGGCCGCCCGGCTGCCCGCGGAGGTCGTCGAGCTGCCCGGCGACCTCGCCGACGCGGACTACGCCGAAGGGCTCGTCGAGCGGGCCGGGCCGGTCGACGTCCTCGTCAACGCCGCCGGGATCTACCCCGCCACTCCCCTGCTGGAGATGACCGCGGCGATCTGGGACCGCGTGCAAGACGTCAACGTCCGCGCCGCGCTGCTGACGACCGTCGCGTTCGGAAAGTCGCACGCCGCCGCCGGGACCTCCGGCAGCGTCGTCAACATCTCCTCCGGCGCGGCCACCCGGGCGCGTCCCGGCGCCGCGCACTACGCGACGTCGAAGGCCGCGCTGGAGATGGTCACCAAGGCCTGCGCGGTCGAGCTGGGCCCGCACGGCATCCGCGTGAACGCCGTGAGCCCGGGTTTCGTGACCGTGGACAGCGACGCGAACCCCGTCACCGAGGCATACGCGGCGGCGGTGTCGGTGAACCCGCTCGGCCGGCGCGGCGAACCACGCGAAATCGCCGACGCGGTGTTCTGGCTCGCCGGCCCCGAGGCCGGCTGGATCACCGGCGCCGTCCTGCGCGTCGACGGCGGTTCGACCGCGGGCGCGGCCGGGCTGCCGCTGCACTGGGCCGGGGAAACGGCCGTACAGCAAGGAAAGGAAGCGCATGTCTGA
- a CDS encoding MFS transporter, producing the protein MTTVDTTAVSHRLTAQQRKAIAAGAVGNTVEWVDWAVYATFAPVFAGQFFAGGNETTALLSTLAVFAVGFVMRPIGGAVLGAYADRKGRKKGLTLTISLMAGASIVIALCPTYSSIGVLAPIVLLLARLVQGFSAGGEFGSSSAFLIESAAPGRRAFAGSWQQVSVGLGSLLAALMGTILNSTLSDADLHGWGWRLAFGLAGLLGLVGLWLRVSVHETEAFTKIAAKPRRNPVVAMLRDHPKAALRVAGVTIAGTLIYYVWVTYMPAYAHLATGIPLKTALLANTLAMVVFIALLPFGGLLSDRLGRKATMTAFAAGFVVFAWPAFHFLGNSFWSVFVIELIGLVLIVGYSANCAVIMAEQFPPEVRTTGIGLPYALAVALFGGTAPYVTTWLNANHLGHLVWIYVAAAALVGVAVYLTMPETKGKEL; encoded by the coding sequence ATGACCACTGTGGACACCACCGCCGTCTCGCACCGGCTGACGGCCCAGCAGCGCAAGGCGATCGCCGCCGGCGCCGTCGGCAACACCGTCGAATGGGTCGACTGGGCCGTCTACGCGACGTTCGCCCCGGTCTTCGCCGGCCAGTTCTTCGCCGGCGGCAACGAAACCACGGCCCTGCTGTCCACGTTGGCCGTGTTCGCCGTCGGGTTCGTCATGCGGCCGATCGGCGGGGCCGTGCTCGGCGCGTACGCCGACCGGAAGGGCCGCAAGAAAGGTCTCACGCTCACCATCTCGCTGATGGCCGGGGCGTCGATCGTCATCGCGCTGTGCCCGACGTACTCGAGCATCGGCGTGCTGGCCCCGATCGTGCTGCTGCTGGCCCGGCTCGTGCAGGGCTTCTCCGCGGGCGGCGAGTTCGGCTCGTCGTCGGCGTTCCTCATCGAGTCGGCCGCACCCGGGCGCCGGGCGTTCGCCGGGTCGTGGCAGCAGGTCTCGGTCGGCCTCGGCTCGCTGCTGGCCGCGCTGATGGGCACGATCCTCAACTCGACGCTGTCGGACGCCGACCTGCACGGCTGGGGCTGGCGGCTCGCGTTCGGCCTCGCCGGGCTGCTCGGCCTGGTCGGGCTGTGGCTGCGGGTCTCGGTGCACGAAACCGAGGCGTTCACCAAGATCGCCGCGAAGCCGCGGCGCAACCCGGTGGTCGCGATGCTGCGCGACCACCCGAAAGCCGCGCTGCGCGTGGCCGGCGTGACCATCGCCGGGACGCTGATCTACTACGTGTGGGTCACCTACATGCCGGCTTACGCCCACCTGGCCACCGGCATCCCGCTCAAGACGGCGCTGCTGGCCAACACCCTCGCCATGGTCGTGTTCATCGCGCTGCTGCCCTTCGGTGGCCTGCTGTCCGACCGGCTCGGGCGCAAGGCGACGATGACGGCGTTCGCCGCCGGGTTCGTGGTGTTCGCCTGGCCCGCGTTCCACTTCCTGGGCAACAGCTTCTGGAGCGTGTTCGTCATCGAGCTGATCGGGCTCGTCCTGATCGTCGGCTACTCGGCGAACTGCGCGGTGATCATGGCCGAGCAGTTCCCGCCGGAGGTCCGCACCACCGGCATCGGCCTGCCGTACGCGCTCGCCGTGGCGCTCTTCGGCGGGACCGCGCCGTACGTCACGACCTGGCTGAACGCGAACCACCTCGGCCACCTGGTGTGGATCTACGTCGCGGCCGCCGCGCTCGTCGGCGTCGCGGTCTACCTCACCATGCCCGAGACGAAGGGGAAGGAGCTGTAG
- a CDS encoding polysaccharide deacetylase family protein, with product MTDQPWQWDEKTWRGHVEHVRAGRPLRPASWPGGAKVAVALSFDSDHETPALRDGDVLPGKMAQGEYGARVGVPRILKLLRQHNAPASFFMPAVSALLHDGEVKSYVDDGHEVALHGWIHERNTALTETEERDLALRAADVLERLAGTRPVGIRTPSWDFSAHTLAITRELGLKYDSSLMADDDCYELVENGEPTGVVELPVEWIRDDAPYFMMDRFASLRPYTPPRGVLSIWRDEFDAAYADGGIFQLTMHPHIIGHRSRIAILAELLDHISGHDGVWFATHAQIVDHVLREQS from the coding sequence ATGACCGACCAACCGTGGCAGTGGGACGAGAAGACGTGGCGCGGGCACGTCGAGCACGTCCGCGCGGGGCGCCCGCTGCGCCCGGCGTCGTGGCCCGGCGGCGCGAAGGTCGCCGTGGCGCTGTCCTTCGACTCCGACCACGAGACGCCGGCCCTGCGCGACGGCGACGTCCTGCCCGGCAAGATGGCGCAGGGCGAGTACGGCGCCCGCGTAGGCGTGCCGCGCATCCTGAAACTCCTGCGGCAGCACAACGCGCCGGCGTCGTTCTTCATGCCCGCCGTGTCGGCACTGCTGCACGACGGCGAGGTCAAGTCCTATGTGGACGACGGGCACGAAGTGGCGCTGCACGGCTGGATCCACGAACGCAACACCGCGCTCACCGAGACCGAGGAGCGCGACCTCGCCCTCCGCGCCGCCGACGTCCTCGAACGGCTCGCCGGCACCCGGCCGGTCGGCATCCGGACACCGTCCTGGGACTTCTCCGCACACACGCTCGCCATCACGCGCGAGCTGGGCCTGAAGTACGACTCGTCCCTGATGGCCGACGACGACTGCTACGAGCTCGTCGAGAACGGCGAACCCACCGGCGTCGTCGAGCTGCCGGTCGAGTGGATCCGCGACGACGCGCCGTACTTCATGATGGACCGGTTCGCCTCGCTGCGGCCCTACACCCCGCCGCGCGGCGTGCTGTCGATCTGGCGCGACGAGTTCGACGCCGCCTACGCCGACGGTGGGATCTTCCAGCTCACCATGCACCCGCACATCATCGGCCACCGCTCGCGGATCGCGATCCTGGCCGAGCTCCTCGACCACATTTCCGGCCACGACGGCGTCTGGTTCGCCACGCACGCGCAGATCGTGGACCACGTCCTCCGGGAGCAGTCATGA
- a CDS encoding Lrp/AsnC family transcriptional regulator, protein MQNEGKVTELDRRIVAALQLNGRASWGAVARHVGASESTVLRRAEKLTESGRLRVIGVVDVLRCGLGVPVLTRLKCRPGTAATVAEALSARPDVRYATVLAGSADCSAEFVLPSYADIASLQENGFPAAEAIRDAETFAVMRTFTSNHDWDSGELSPEAAKELRGGDVRPFEEQHWERPPEQLDELDLAICAALGEDGRLPFKEVSRQVATSESTVARRVDSLVRRGCLRFRTLAEPAMFGYALEFMLWLSVVPGELDRAGQQLAAHPGTKYLSATTGRFNLVGQIVLRHYGELYRHTTDVVGALPGLREADVTLQVSTLKRAWAPTPAASLEDA, encoded by the coding sequence GTGCAGAACGAAGGCAAAGTCACCGAGCTGGACCGCCGCATCGTCGCAGCCCTCCAGCTCAACGGACGGGCGTCCTGGGGAGCCGTCGCCCGCCACGTCGGCGCGAGCGAATCCACCGTCCTCCGGCGGGCCGAGAAGCTCACCGAGAGCGGCCGCCTCCGGGTCATCGGCGTCGTCGACGTGCTCCGGTGCGGCCTCGGCGTCCCGGTCCTCACCCGGCTGAAGTGCCGCCCGGGGACCGCCGCCACCGTCGCCGAAGCCCTCTCCGCGCGGCCCGACGTGCGGTACGCGACCGTGCTCGCCGGCAGCGCCGACTGCTCCGCCGAGTTCGTCCTGCCTTCCTACGCCGACATCGCGAGCCTGCAGGAAAACGGCTTCCCCGCCGCCGAGGCGATCCGGGACGCCGAGACCTTCGCCGTCATGCGCACCTTCACCTCCAACCACGATTGGGACTCCGGCGAGCTGAGCCCCGAGGCGGCGAAAGAGCTGCGCGGCGGCGACGTGCGGCCGTTCGAAGAGCAGCACTGGGAGCGCCCGCCCGAGCAGCTCGACGAGCTCGACCTCGCCATCTGCGCCGCCCTCGGCGAAGACGGGCGGCTGCCGTTCAAGGAGGTCTCCCGGCAGGTAGCCACCAGTGAGTCCACCGTGGCCCGCCGCGTCGACTCCCTGGTCCGCCGGGGTTGCCTGCGGTTCCGGACGCTCGCCGAGCCCGCCATGTTCGGCTACGCGCTGGAGTTCATGCTCTGGCTCTCGGTCGTCCCCGGCGAGCTCGACCGCGCGGGACAGCAGCTCGCCGCCCACCCCGGCACCAAGTACCTGAGCGCCACCACCGGCCGCTTCAACCTCGTCGGCCAGATCGTGCTGCGCCACTACGGGGAGCTCTACCGCCACACCACCGACGTCGTCGGCGCGCTGCCCGGGCTCCGGGAGGCCGACGTGACCCTGCAGGTTTCGACGCTCAAGCGCGCGTGGGCCCCGACCCCCGCCGCCAGCTTGGAGGACGCATGA
- a CDS encoding carbohydrate kinase family protein, with protein MTQTVVTLGAHVFDVQVRPVEAIPEGQGAALVEQIRFGPAGTAAGTAVTLAKLGARVRSAGAVGDDPIGDLLLTMLARHGVDTSLVLRSPGVQTSASVLPIRPDGSRPAFHVPGANLGYEPSEAPVAQIARATHLHLGGPELMGGTAAASILEPARAAGVVTSADLLAPGDPGVLAWIAPALSSLDYLLPNGEQVLGLTGAVALEDGARALLERGVGCVAVTRGAGGALVVTASETIAVPAFAVPVVDTTGCGDAFSAGFLRGVGLGRSLREAAVLGCAAAGLVAQGLGSDHGEFDLAAADAFAAATPTLPTK; from the coding sequence GTGACGCAGACGGTCGTGACGCTGGGAGCGCACGTGTTCGACGTGCAGGTCCGGCCGGTCGAAGCGATCCCGGAGGGCCAGGGCGCGGCGCTGGTGGAGCAGATCCGGTTCGGCCCGGCGGGAACGGCCGCGGGCACGGCGGTGACGCTGGCGAAGCTCGGCGCCCGGGTCCGTTCGGCGGGCGCGGTAGGCGACGACCCCATCGGCGACCTGCTGCTGACGATGCTCGCACGCCACGGCGTCGACACGTCCCTGGTGCTGCGAAGTCCGGGCGTGCAGACGTCGGCGTCGGTGCTCCCGATCCGCCCCGACGGCAGCCGGCCGGCGTTCCACGTGCCGGGCGCGAACCTGGGGTACGAGCCGTCGGAGGCACCCGTTGCCCAGATCGCCCGCGCGACCCACCTGCACCTGGGCGGGCCGGAGCTGATGGGCGGCACCGCGGCCGCTTCGATTCTGGAGCCGGCGCGCGCTGCCGGTGTGGTGACGTCGGCCGACCTGCTGGCGCCGGGCGATCCCGGGGTGCTGGCGTGGATCGCCCCGGCTCTGTCCTCTTTGGACTACCTGCTGCCGAACGGGGAGCAGGTGCTGGGGTTGACCGGCGCGGTGGCACTGGAGGACGGCGCCCGGGCGCTGCTGGAGCGCGGGGTCGGGTGCGTCGCGGTCACGCGCGGTGCGGGCGGGGCGCTGGTGGTGACGGCCTCGGAGACGATCGCGGTACCGGCGTTCGCGGTACCGGTGGTCGACACGACGGGCTGTGGTGACGCGTTCTCGGCGGGGTTCCTGCGGGGCGTGGGCCTGGGTCGCTCGCTGCGCGAGGCGGCGGTGCTCGGATGCGCGGCCGCGGGGCTGGTGGCCCAGGGGCTGGGCAGCGACCACGGCGAGTTCGACCTGGCGGCGGCCGACGCCTTCGCGGCGGCCACTCCGACACTCCCGACGAAGTAA